The proteins below are encoded in one region of Brevinematia bacterium:
- a CDS encoding lytic transglycosylase domain-containing protein — protein sequence MDVFDFQRVLSYYNKMDFRSVVSNYYLAKDKSLLQKLDDKFYFVFANSLYKTSNFYELIGFSNLSISDSFLSNNILLLVGFGLSELRNFSNSTSIILSCISNEYLKYYSDLVEYYRFRNSIFMGNEYVPQADIARFLKQEDVDKITEILHSLSDDFAVVVSRLLQHVVKRLNLKSLVKSLVGKKYKAQSSAVLVARSLLKGGFTVEGSDLMLTLSLPPSVSKYYRSLLLLEKGQYVDAGKVVAGVLSSFKENRKDFAHYGISFDDVLVLSLRVHSRNSRDFDNGARKYLEVGGVKFLEYVLRNYKLLSRETHLKFVMNYFSKVDLSYTTKFFSSAFISYNLHEGNKDIVKEFCKFMLRRTKNSAWEKEFLLLTFLLTEENDEKLRIAREIITKYPFTYEYLAILNYSKKVTNSFLETILSKLSEEYQEIYKRYTSNTNIGDLNSLVGMKVFANHFGVKLSPDVDVWREVERFRKELVSKLVTETNTDDVEATTNHISSGNKRVQLPNYVSVLFEKGLILDAQLEVRKFFPKPDLKYLSLFERYGLIDYICRAYERMGFYRDNVYNRKAVVALAFIRELYPTPFYDKVGELSSKYGVDKSFVYAIMRQESRFSPHVLSTANAMGLMQLILPTAEAVARRFLKMEAPLSPIDVYAIDNNLELGIAHIYELYQVFGKYSEGFRDILVISSYNGGITAVRKWYDSLKVEDESIFVEGIRFHETREYTKIVLENYFIYKNFVLTRTRS from the coding sequence ATGGATGTTTTTGATTTTCAGAGGGTTCTTAGTTATTACAACAAGATGGATTTTAGAAGTGTAGTATCAAACTACTATTTAGCCAAAGACAAGAGTTTGCTTCAAAAGCTTGATGATAAATTCTACTTTGTGTTTGCAAATTCGCTATACAAGACTTCTAATTTCTACGAGCTTATAGGTTTCTCTAATCTCTCAATAAGTGATTCTTTTTTATCAAATAATATTCTACTTCTAGTAGGTTTTGGTCTGTCAGAGCTTAGAAACTTTAGTAATTCAACATCAATTATTCTTTCTTGTATCTCAAACGAATACTTGAAGTATTACTCGGATTTGGTGGAGTATTATAGGTTTAGAAACAGTATTTTCATGGGCAACGAATATGTTCCTCAAGCTGATATTGCTAGGTTTCTAAAGCAGGAGGATGTGGACAAGATAACGGAGATTTTACATTCACTTAGTGATGATTTTGCGGTAGTAGTATCTAGGTTACTTCAGCATGTGGTAAAGAGACTGAATTTAAAATCTCTGGTTAAGAGTCTTGTTGGGAAGAAATATAAAGCACAGTCTTCTGCTGTTTTAGTTGCTAGGAGTTTGTTGAAAGGTGGATTTACAGTAGAAGGTAGTGATCTTATGCTTACTCTCTCACTGCCACCTTCTGTTAGTAAGTATTACAGATCACTTTTATTACTTGAGAAAGGACAATATGTTGATGCAGGTAAAGTTGTAGCAGGAGTTTTAAGTAGTTTTAAGGAAAATAGGAAAGATTTTGCGCACTATGGTATTTCTTTTGATGATGTTCTAGTCTTGAGCTTGAGGGTGCACAGTAGAAATTCAAGAGATTTTGATAACGGTGCTAGGAAATATCTAGAAGTTGGAGGTGTGAAGTTTCTGGAGTATGTTCTTAGAAATTATAAGTTACTTTCAAGAGAAACTCATCTTAAGTTCGTAATGAATTATTTCTCAAAAGTTGATCTAAGCTATACAACTAAGTTTTTCTCTTCTGCGTTTATATCTTATAACCTACATGAAGGCAACAAAGATATTGTGAAGGAGTTTTGTAAGTTTATGCTGAGAAGAACGAAGAATTCTGCTTGGGAGAAGGAGTTTCTATTGCTTACTTTTCTGTTGACTGAGGAAAATGATGAAAAACTAAGGATTGCAAGAGAGATAATAACGAAGTATCCGTTTACCTATGAATATCTTGCTATTCTGAACTATTCCAAGAAGGTAACCAACAGTTTTCTAGAGACTATACTTTCTAAGCTTTCTGAGGAATATCAGGAGATTTATAAAAGATATACTTCAAATACTAACATTGGGGATTTGAATTCGCTTGTGGGAATGAAGGTTTTTGCAAACCATTTTGGTGTAAAACTGAGTCCAGATGTTGATGTCTGGAGGGAAGTGGAGCGGTTTAGGAAAGAATTGGTATCTAAACTTGTAACTGAGACGAATACTGATGATGTTGAAGCTACAACAAATCACATAAGTTCTGGAAATAAAAGAGTGCAACTTCCAAACTATGTTTCTGTTCTTTTTGAGAAGGGTCTTATTCTAGATGCGCAGTTAGAAGTTAGAAAGTTTTTCCCTAAACCTGATTTGAAATATCTTAGTCTATTTGAAAGGTATGGTTTGATTGACTATATTTGTCGTGCTTATGAGAGAATGGGATTTTATAGGGATAATGTCTATAACCGTAAAGCTGTGGTTGCATTAGCATTTATTAGGGAGTTGTATCCTACACCTTTTTACGACAAAGTTGGTGAGTTATCGTCTAAATATGGTGTTGATAAAAGTTTCGTTTATGCAATTATGAGGCAGGAGAGTAGATTTTCTCCGCATGTTCTATCAACTGCTAATGCTATGGGGCTTATGCAACTTATACTTCCAACTGCTGAAGCTGTTGCTAGAAGGTTTCTAAAGATGGAAGCTCCACTTTCTCCTATAGATGTGTACGCAATTGACAATAACCTTGAGCTTGGTATTGCTCATATTTATGAGCTCTATCAGGTGTTTGGCAAATATTCAGAAGGGTTTAGGGATATTCTTGTTATTTCCTCCTACAATGGAGGAATAACAGCTGTAAGGAAATGGTATGATTCACTGAAAGTTGAAGATGAAAGTATCTTTGTTGAAGGAATTAGATTTCATGAGACTAGAGAGTATACTAAGATAGTGCTAGAAAACTATTTCATTTACAAGAATTTTGTTTTGACAAGGACTAGGAGCTGA
- a CDS encoding glycosyltransferase family 2 protein codes for MKISVIIPVYREPRLLGDIVEKVLSYDWEEKEVLVVVDGTPTEEINKVLERFVGLEEIKVIYNYARLGKVESLNRAVDLCEGEEILFLDNDVELPSDKDFLKKLSESLGKGDIVEMSKEGRYTNFFSKIVSYDYLGGAIASLISSKVFGKNLFLCGSAFAIRKKTFLELGKFPKVINEDWGLILKTFGTNSKFLYLTDLKVKTEVPQTLGEWINQRKRWSIGMRLWWIEVFKKIYLYFRSFPILFIVGAIFGIPLLVSVITSVFIPNSEMLSVLLSLVVLVGQYLSPAFSVSLVGHLVTYILLALKGVVSLLVSVFLNTLLFFVFSKILKFRFKVFEFVVYSTLYVPFLVSFYIVYGWLVSLFDRSNIDWVIFAEAE; via the coding sequence ATGAAGATTTCAGTGATAATTCCTGTTTATAGAGAACCAAGGTTATTAGGCGATATAGTTGAGAAAGTTTTGTCCTATGATTGGGAAGAGAAAGAAGTTTTAGTAGTTGTTGATGGCACACCTACTGAGGAAATTAATAAAGTTTTGGAGCGATTTGTAGGTTTGGAGGAGATTAAGGTAATATACAACTATGCTAGACTAGGTAAGGTTGAGTCTCTTAACAGAGCAGTTGATCTTTGTGAGGGGGAAGAAATACTGTTTCTAGATAATGATGTTGAGTTACCTTCTGACAAAGACTTTCTTAAAAAACTTTCGGAGAGCTTAGGAAAAGGTGACATAGTAGAAATGTCTAAAGAGGGTAGGTATACGAACTTTTTCTCAAAAATAGTGTCCTATGACTATCTAGGTGGAGCGATAGCGAGCTTGATATCTTCAAAGGTGTTTGGAAAGAACTTGTTCTTGTGTGGTTCTGCATTTGCTATAAGGAAGAAGACTTTTTTGGAACTTGGTAAGTTTCCTAAGGTGATAAATGAAGATTGGGGGTTGATCTTGAAGACTTTTGGAACTAATAGTAAGTTTTTATATCTTACTGACTTGAAGGTGAAAACAGAAGTTCCGCAGACTCTGGGGGAGTGGATAAACCAGAGAAAGCGTTGGTCAATAGGAATGAGGTTATGGTGGATAGAAGTTTTCAAGAAAATTTATCTATACTTTAGGAGTTTTCCTATCCTGTTCATAGTAGGGGCTATCTTTGGTATTCCTCTATTGGTTTCGGTTATAACTTCTGTTTTTATACCAAACAGTGAGATGCTTTCTGTGCTTCTGAGTTTGGTAGTGTTGGTAGGACAATATTTATCCCCGGCTTTTAGTGTGTCTTTGGTAGGACATTTGGTGACTTACATTTTGTTAGCTCTGAAGGGAGTGGTGTCACTGCTGGTGAGCGTTTTTCTTAATACTCTGCTCTTTTTTGTATTTTCTAAAATACTTAAGTTTAGGTTTAAGGTCTTTGAATTCGTGGTGTATTCAACTTTATATGTTCCGTTTCTTGTAAGTTTTTATATAGTTTATGGTTGGTTAGTCTCTTTGTTTGATAGAAGTAATATCGACTGGGTTATTTTTGCTGAAGCAGAGTAA
- the trpB gene encoding tryptophan synthase subunit beta, producing the protein MEKGWFGEFGGRYIPEVLYPVVQELEEAYYRIGRSREFREELDYLLKNYAGRPTPLYFAKNLTQYAGGAKIYLKREDLLHTGAHKINNALGQVLLARKMGKRRIIAETGAGQHGVATATACALLGMECVIYMGRVDVERQKPNVFRMKLLGAKVVPVEKGSQTLKDAINEALRDWTENVKDTLYVIGSVVGPHPYPTMVRDFQSVIGKETLKQILEVEGRLPSKVIACVGGGSNAIGIFYPFIKYREVELIGVEGGGRGDRLGEHASTLSFGKVGVLHGAKSYLLYDENGQVVETHSISAGLDYPGVGPEHSYLKSIGRARYTYVRDGEALEGVRILSRYEGIIPALESAHAVYYAIGEAGRMKKDEIVIVNLSGRGDKDLGIIMESISF; encoded by the coding sequence ATGGAGAAGGGATGGTTTGGAGAGTTTGGTGGGAGGTATATACCAGAAGTTCTCTATCCTGTTGTGCAGGAGCTTGAGGAAGCTTACTATAGGATAGGTAGAAGTAGGGAATTTAGGGAGGAGCTTGACTATCTTCTTAAGAATTATGCTGGGAGGCCTACGCCTTTATACTTTGCAAAGAATCTTACCCAGTATGCTGGTGGTGCGAAAATTTACCTTAAGAGGGAGGATTTGCTTCATACGGGAGCTCATAAGATAAACAATGCCTTAGGGCAGGTACTTCTTGCTAGAAAGATGGGTAAGAGGAGGATAATAGCGGAAACTGGAGCTGGACAGCACGGTGTTGCTACTGCTACTGCTTGTGCTTTGCTTGGGATGGAGTGTGTAATATATATGGGTAGAGTGGATGTTGAGAGGCAGAAACCGAATGTTTTTCGTATGAAGCTTTTAGGAGCAAAGGTTGTGCCTGTTGAGAAGGGTAGTCAGACTCTTAAAGATGCGATAAATGAAGCTTTAAGAGATTGGACAGAGAATGTGAAAGATACTCTGTATGTGATAGGTTCTGTTGTTGGTCCTCACCCATACCCGACTATGGTGAGAGATTTTCAGTCTGTTATTGGAAAGGAGACTCTCAAGCAGATACTGGAGGTAGAGGGGAGGTTACCAAGTAAGGTGATAGCGTGTGTGGGGGGTGGAAGTAATGCTATTGGCATATTCTATCCGTTTATTAAGTATAGGGAGGTGGAGCTTATAGGTGTTGAGGGTGGAGGCAGGGGAGATAGGCTTGGAGAACATGCCTCTACTCTTTCTTTTGGTAAAGTTGGAGTATTGCATGGTGCGAAGTCTTATCTTCTTTATGATGAAAACGGACAGGTTGTGGAAACACATTCTATCTCTGCTGGGCTTGATTACCCTGGGGTTGGGCCAGAACACTCATACCTAAAATCTATAGGTAGAGCTAGGTATACTTATGTAAGGGATGGTGAAGCTCTTGAGGGAGTAAGGATTCTTTCTAGGTATGAGGGAATTATTCCTGCTCTAGAGTCGGCGCATGCTGTATATTATGCTATAGGTGAAGCAGGTAGGATGAAGAAAGACGAAATAGTGATTGTTAATTTATCTGGAAGAGGTGACAAGGATCTTGGAATAATAATGGAGAGTATAAGTTTCTAA